The genomic segment TaatcaacccaaatttgatcctggcatttcatatggttctccaaccactgccaggaataatttctgggtgtagagccaggagcaacttctaagcattGCAGTGcatggcctaaaaagcaaaaacaaacaaaacaaaatggggggaggggcagagtgatatcacagcagtatggcgtttgccttgcacacagctgaccctggaagGACTGGGCTTccataccctggcatcccatttggtcccccgagcctgccaggggctatttctgtgctcagagccagaaataaactctgaatgctgccggttgtggccccaaacctctcctttcccctcccctcccaaaaaaagaacagattctaggggcctgagagatagtccaGTAATTAGAACACATGCCTCTCATGTTCCTGACATGGCTTTACTCTCTGGTACTGTACCACATGGTCTCAACATCATCAGGTGCTCTGAATGAAGTCCCCTCAACAGTCTGGGATGTCTTTTTTTCCATGTTCATGCTTTGTTAATGGATAATATGCCTACTCttgtatttaatatattcttaaatttcacaaatacaatttttaatgttAAGTGTTGACTTTGCCACTTaaatctcaaatattttggaTTAATCTTGTCTTCATTTTTGTCTCATTTTGATAGCAATGAGAAGtcatttgaatatattaaattctttttattaggAATGACAGTGATGGGGAAGGAGAATCTGATGAtcctgaaaaaaagaaactacagaatCAACTTCAAGGTTGCTttagatttcattttttaattactcTCTGATTATAACACAAATTTAAAGCAAAACTAAAGTGACACTTTAGTAATTGTttatttctgataatttttttcacCTGTATTTAAATGAGGTTCAAGAATTGGCTTTAGTTTCCATTGTCACAGGCTAGCACTGTTTAGATTCTTTTCTTAGATCTGCCATTTCTAGTCTCTAATGGGTTGGGCTTTTTATGTAGTAAAAATATTGCttagtgttttatttgtttttaaaagccCTTTCAGTCCACATTTTTCCCTTTCAGTTTATCTTGTCTCTTTAGAGAAGGCAGTATAAAAAATCTGATACTCTTAGCATTTCCTACAGGATAGATAAGTGTTGCCATTGCTGTAGCCTATTGGATGGTAGCTTGGCTTATGTTTTCTACTCTCTCTTCCTCATCTACTTTTTCAGCCTGTTTCATTGTTGCCATCTACATGGTCTCTTTCTGCTTCCTAATCTTCCTCTCCTCAGATAAGAGCCCTTTCCTTCTCGCTTAGTCCAGGGATAAGGCCAATCAGATCTGACCACTTCAGGACCTGATTTTGGCAGGTTTGAGAATCTTTTTGAGTCTAAGTCCCAGCTCCAACTTGAAATCAATACCTTACGCTATTGAAAGACTAGTGACAGTGTAAATACTGTCTCAAATCTGACCAGTTCCAGGGGCTCAGTAAATGGCAGCTCTGTGTTTCTAGGTCTGTTGATGGGGGAAGGGGACACTTGGTGAAGAGATCAGTGTTGGCATTGGTATGCccaaaactcaaccatgaatgactaattgtaaatcatggtactgcaatagaaaatttatagtcaaaaaaatttaatacaataactatttaggggctggagtgatagcacagcagtagggcatttgctttgcatgctgctgacctgggatggacctgggtttgatccttggcatcgcatatggtcccccgagactgccaggagtgatttctgagtgaaaagccagaagttacccctgaggttcccgggtgtggcccaaaaaccaaaagaagaaagaaaaacaacaactatTTAATGATTGGGTAGTTATGGAAACCTGATGGTTCTTTGAATGTCCATTaatgattttcatttaaaatgttacacttgggcccggagagatagcacagcggtgtttgccttgcaagcaggcaatccaggaccaaaggtggttgcttcgaatcccggtgtcccatatggtcccccgtgcctgccaggagctatttctgagcagacagccaggagtaactcctgagcaccgctgggtgtggcccaaaaaaccaaaaaaccaaaaaacaaaaaacaaacaaacaaaaaaagttacactcagttattaataaattctattttgatGAAATAGAATTTCTGCAGAAACAGAAAGGCTTTCCTTCCTATAGGATCAGCTTTGGTTAATAATTGGTAACAGTAGCTTTAACCCTACAATAATTTACTTTAATGTAAAGATAAATTGtgacttattaaaaaaatttgtagCAGAATTTAATTGagtagatgtttttctttttactttttttttttttttttttttggttttgggtcacagcccatttacttcttttttttacttttacttaacTAACATAAAACCTCATCAAATGATATAAATGTTTTCTCATATAGGGTTAATAATTTGAATGAAATGTAGTAGAGATAAAGCAAACTGaccttttttcttaatatatattcaaCTTGAACTTTGAGAATGTAAACAATAATTATgtgcctttttggggggtggttgggtcacacccagcatcgctcaggggttactcctggctcttcactcagaaatcgcttctggcaggctccggggaccatatgggatgccgggattcgaaccaccatccctctgcatccaaggcaaacaccctacctccaagccatctctctggtcccaataattatgctttttgcttaattttaatcTATGTAGATTTTTATACTGTAGGGAAGTAAATTGCAGGGTATAATTTAGACTGCTAGATGATCTTACTTAACAAATATCCATAAAACTAATATATAATCACTAGATCGTGCAAGTATAAAAtgcttttcatattaaaaataatggcatGTCATCTTAGAGCATCTAGTTTGGAGTGAATTAATGTTTAGTATTGAAAAgttagataattaaaaatagcTTTGATAatgcatatgcacacatacacaatgCAAATAGGTCTATTTTGAAAATTTGGTAGATCTCAGGAAACTATTATAAAGCTGAAAGAatgcatttctctcttttctctgtcatttcttaacttttctttcatttctttcccctCATCTCCCTTCTCAAGTCTCTGGATATCTTTTTAGAAActctttgcttctcttttgctTATCTTCATTTAAGGTTAATTAAACTTTCTTAAGTAGCTAAAGAGAGCATTAGATCACCGTTTCttctgtttaaaaggaaaaatggtaGAGCGGTGTCTTGTACATGACTATTGGTACTACAGGATTGCTGCAATTCAAACACGGTAGCTATTTTATGAAGCGAGTGTTGGGTGGCTTACTAAGTACTCTGCTAGTCATTCCATCACTGGATCCTTCTGACCTTGAGTCATATgagcagaattatttttatttcacaacaAGGAAGCAAAAATAGCCAAGTGGAGTAATTTTTACTCTATTTGGCAGCCACCTACCCAGGTTTTCATATTCCTACTAACTAATTCCTTTTAGCTGTTTCCTCATCACTGTTTGAGGAAGATTTAGGAACATTTATGTTAAATGTTGCCAGCTAATTCTATGATTTCCTGAATATCATTTTTGTGTTGTCTTGCATCTTTGATGGGATACTCCTGCTTATTTCAAGCCAACATAAATTTTCTAGGTGCCATTGTTATAGAGCGACCCAATGTGAAGTGGAGCGATGTTGCTGGTCTTGAAGGCGCCAAAGAAGCACTTAAGGAAGCTGTGATCCTGCCCATTAAGTTTCCTCACCTCTTTACAGGTGAGATGACTTTAAAATGGTCCTGTCCTGATCTGTAAAAACATCCAGGTGACAGAGGTAAAGTATTGTATATTCCTGCTACCATATCCTGAGTTACTACCATGATAATGATTTTATGCAAAGATATGTTACATATATCTGTCAATTTGTAATATATGTATTGCAAACCCACCTAAATGCCAACCACTAGAGCATGGAGAACGTGTGTGATACGCAGCAGTGTGCATAGCACTCACTGAAATAAGCTATATGCCTGCATGagaaaagtgactttttttttttttttggttttttgggccacacccggcgttggctcaggggttactcctggctgtctgctcagaaatagctcctggcaggcacgggggaccatatgggacaccaggattcgaaccaaccacctttggtcctggatcggctgcttgcaaggcaaacgccgctgtgctatctctccgggcccgaaaagtGACTTTTCCATTGTGAGTGACAAAGGAAAAGTGCACAGAAACTGTCAAATTGAGGTTTTGTTGTAAGTTATTAACAATATCTAGTTCTGTCATTGGCATGTGTGTATCATTCTGCTGACACCACGTACTTATCCACAGTTTGCCTTTAACATATTTCCTAATGTATATCTGATATTTTATTGCCAGCTATAacttaccaggggtctcaaacttgcggccctccgtacaacattttgtggccctgccctagaggaatctttttttgttttgttttgttttaattgtttgggtcacacaccccaatgttcaaggcttactactgactttgcactcaaggatcaccccaactttgcctcctgcggcccccaggtaaattgaatttgagacccctgacttagactGATTTGCTTTAGGCAGGATTATAATTGCTCATTGAGAGAAATTGAAATATAAGATATATTGACTTATTAACTGGTTATATTTTGGTGAAACTAGTATATAAGGGACTAGTatataagttttttgtttggggggggtcacacccggtgatgctcaaggattattcctgcctatgcactcagaaattgctcctggctcgggggaccatatgggacgatgggggatcgaaccgtggtccatcttaggctagcgcacaaggcagactccttaccgcttgcaccaccactccagcccagggAGGGTTTTCTTGAGTGCATGAAACTATGGGCTGGGAAAGAAGCAGGAATGTGTGTGCTTTGGGCCTGGATTGACAGCCTGGCACcacttggtcccctgagttctTCTGGGAGCACtgcaccaagtgtgacccaaaagccaaaaagaaacaaaaatcaccactttttttttgtttgtttctttttgggccacatccagcagtgctcaggggtttctcctggctctgtgctcagaaattcctcctggcaggctgggggactaaaTGGTATGCCCGGATCAAACCctagtctgtcccaggtcagcagcttacaaggcaaatgccggacctctttgctatcactccggccccaatatcaCATTTTTCAAAGAGGAATGTCCTGTATGTGGTAACAACCAATCTTTCCTTAGTGAACAGACAATTGACTAGAACTGATGGCAGCATGGTCTCAGCTAAACTTGTTCGATCATTAGATTCACCTTCCAGAAGCCACAAATTTGCCCAGAAAGTGCTTCCAGCTGCCCTTCCCTATGGTTATAGGTTCTGGTGACAAGCAGCACACAGTGAAAATCAAAAAGAGCcttttaggggttggagagatagcacagtggtagggcatttgccttccacacagctaaTTCagaacagatgatggtttgaatcccggcattccatatgatctcctgtgcctgccaggagtgatttctgagtgcagagccaggagtaacccctgagagccaccaggtgtgacccaacaccccccccccaaaaaaaagtaccttATAACAAATGCTTATAAatcatttcccctgctgagctaGAGCCCAGAGGCAAAGACCCTTCCATTCTCACAGTTTCTCTGCATGTTGTGGTCTGATACATAACGAAGGAGCAAGCAGATGGACTTCCTGCTAGAAGGGTTCTTTCTATACATCAGCTTCTTAGAAAGTGGTCTCCAGAGGgggtaaaagaaaaatgtgtcatGCACACACAGATAGAAATATACacttttatatttaagatatatcttAAATTGATgaatcaattttctttttgtttattttactagTAGCTTTGGATTGAAAATCTCATCACAGGATTGTTCAGTATGGATGATTACTTTCTGAAATAAATCAACTTGAAGATCTCACATTATTTTTCTGATGTAAATTTTAGGCAAGAGAACCCCTTGGAGGGGGATCCTGTTATTCGGGCCTCCTGGAACTGGAAAGTCCTATTTAGCCAAAGCTGTAGCAACAGAAGCAAACAACTcaactttcttttccatttcttcttctgaCCTGGTTTCTAAGTGGCTCGGTGAAAGTGAAAAGTAAGCAGTCAGTTGGTTTTTTTAAGTTCCTCTATGGCAGGTAATTGCTGGTATCAGTCTATAAGTAAtgcttttaatacattttaataaacaatTAGAGAAGTGACataatggatatttttatttctctgtcaaTTTTATCCCTAGTTTAGGGTTTCTTTTTAcgggaaaaaatagtaaaaaaaaaaaaatacttcgcTGTATATCCACttgaacagtttttatttttaaaacatgattaGGTTTCTTAATCTTACAGAGTCTCTATGATAttgacatgttttttattttgttttgttcttttaaattgtTGTGTCACTTGCTGTTTTTCAGAAACTGAAAGCTTTTACTTGTTTTTAGGCTCGTTAAGAACTTATTCCAACTGGCCAGGGAGAACAAACCTTCCATTATCTTCATTGATGAAATTGATTCTCTTTGTGGTTCAAGAAGTGAAAATGAAAGCGAAGCTGCCCGCAGAATCAAGACTGAATTCCTGGTTCAGATGCAAGGTAATGTCACTTGGGATGGAGAGTTTCTCTTTATCATATAACCAGTGTTACAGTAAAAACAGTTAAAGCAAATTTTTCAACCTAAAAGATTTTCATTCGCCTTGGTTCACTCTGGTAGTCTtccacaaaaatacattttttatccaTTTGAAATCATTTTGTAGGAGTTGGAGGTATAAATAGTAAGGAAGTTAACTTtagtaagagaaaaatacatCAAATGAAATCTTTCTGGAAATCttacaaaaatacaaattatctATGTTTATCAATTTCTGTAACAATGCTCTCACATGCATGGTGAGTGTTTATAGTTTGTGTATACAGGAGTTTGAGTAACTAGTGTGACTGGCATCAATCTCTAACGGGTGAGGCAGCATTGGGATAAGAGCTCTCTGAATGCCCAGGGAAAGTGGCATTGCGACTGGAAGTAGGTAGCTGTGGGAAGTAAGTCAATCAAGAGTCCcaggaaaaggggccggagagatagcacagaggtagggcatttgccttgcaagcaacctatccagggagaatggtggttcgaatcccagcatcgcatatggttccccatgcttgccaggagtgatttctgagcacagagccaggagtaattcctgagtgctgccgggtgtgacccaaaaaccaaaaaataaaaaagtcccaGAAAAAGACTAACACTACAAAAAAATTGTGCTGAGGTTAGAATGCAGACCTACAAGTGCCAAGAAGGGCACAAGTGCCAATGATCTGTTTCTAGTGTCATCTTTGATTTACTGAAAGCAGTTCAATCCTGATTTATTGTATGCAAAATAATATAACTTGTTCATAGTTTTGGAGATTCTATTCTTGGGAATATTTACAGATTTTACTAGAtgttatttaaaagaattttttatcaGATATTCTCAAGATGAGGCTCTTTAACGTTAAAGCACTATATTCTTCAGCTGAGGCTTGAAGGGCAcgaaaatgtcaaaatatttaaAGTGTCACATCTTTTGATGCAGGGGTTGGTGTGGACAATGATGGAATTCTGGTCCTTGGAGCTACAAATATACCCTGGGTTCTGGATTCTGCCATTAGGCGAAGGTATGACAACATAGTAATCCCTACTTCTAACTGAAGATATAGAGCTAGATTTTGCCTAGAAAGGAAACAATCTAATGAGTTTTCAAAATTTTTACATGTGCCCTATCCCTATTCTCTTCTTGTTTAAGAGGAAGAAAGGCAGTTGTTTATTGTGTAAAGAGTTGggatttctgggggccagagagataacacagcactagggtgtttgccttgaatgcagccaatccaggatagccaatagttcgaatcctggtatctcatatggtccctaagcctgccaggggcaatttctgagtgcagagcctggagtaatccctgtatgccacagggtgtgacccaaaaacaaacaaagaatttagATTTCTACAGATTGTATTCTATCACATTAGAAAACATTTACTCAATGCTTACCTTTGGTTCAGATTAGGATTGTAGGCTCTAGTCCCTTGGAGGTTTACAAatatctggggccaaagagatagaacagctggtaaaatgcttgccttgcattcagctagccaggatttgatccctaaacagcccatatagtcccctgaaccctctAGGAGTATAAATCCTAAAACCACTGATTGTAACCCAAaaggaaccaaaacaaaaccccaaatattGACACTTCaattaagatattttctttttttgtttttgtttttggaccacagcccacaatgctcagggctactcctgttAAgctccagaggaccatatggtatgctggggattgaacccgggtcagtcccaagtcagccgcatgcaaggcaaataccctaccgatgtgcaatcactctggaccctcaattaaaattttttcaaataaaactttactaatgagggcccggagagatagcacagcagcttttgccttgcaagcagccgatccaggaccaaaggtggttggttcgaatcccggtgtcccatatggtcccccatgcctgccaggagctatttctgagcagacagccaggagtaacccctgagcaccaccgggtgtggcccaaaaaccaaaaaaaaaaaaaaaaaaaaaccacaactttACTAATGAGGAGCCTGGGAGATAAATCAGTGGTGGAGCACATGCTCAGGAGACCTAGTAGTTTGAGCTTTGGCATGACATGATGCCCCAAGCCTGAACCAAGAAAAGCACttaaacactaccaggtgtgaccccaaaatcagaaGGGAAAAAATATTTAGTCACATGACTGAATGGCAAGttaatgtaccgtattttccggcatataagaggacttttgaaacaaaaaaagtcaaccgaaaatcgggggtcgtcttatatgtcgagtatatcccgaaaaatgtttcaatatgccactaaatgaaaattgactgaatattgccacaaaactaattttccaactcagttctgcaccaatcactgcaaggctgctcagaccacctctctaactcagccaatccaagcaggctttttatgtatgcaaattagacaatgttctgtacccgaatctacactgtaaaaagcctgctcagattggccagagtcagagaggaagtctattatagtataacctttgaacctttgcttgttgtgattggctcactgtggtacatgagcacaggaacacatgtagcacagaaacgttctgtctgatacagcgaatataggcctaaacctatttaactgcaaaattaggggcttgtcttatatgccggaaaatatggtatattaacCAAGATAAATTTTCAGCTTAAAATTTTGTGTTGCATTTTAAAACAAACCACAAACTTGAGCAAAGGAAAAATATACTATATTCATTACTTTTAAATTCTAGAAGCtgagcgatagggtgtttgccttgcatgaggccaacctcggacagacccaagttcagttcctggcatcctggcatcccatttggtcccccagcctaccaggagcaatttctgagcacagagccaggaataaccccttagttctactgggtatgacccaaaaataaaaaaaaattttaaaatgtaaaaaaaaaaaaaaaaaattgttttactcTAATTTAAATTTGTGttgtaaggggccggagagatagcatggaggtaaggcatttacctttcatgcagaaggtcatcggttcaaatcccggcatcccatatggtcccccgtgcatgccaggagcaatttctgagcctggagccaggaaaaacccttgagcactgctgggtgtgacccaaaaaccacaaaaaaaaaaaaaaaaaaaaatttgtgttgtaAAAATTAGCACTTTGGCTTCTGTTATTCTTAATGTTTCTGACTTTGCTAGCTGATTTTTATGAGGAAAAAGCCCAATATATGGACCAGAGTGAAATTACAGAGGGCATCATCACACTTGTacccagctgactcaggtttgccCCAGCTCCACATATGAACCCtgaaacccaccagaagtgatctctgagtacagagactggagtaaaacctgaggaccaccaggtctAAGCCAAAGACAAATTAGAACAGAAACTGCCCAAATTCTGAACCATCTGTagagataatgaaaaaaatatatgtgcatatatatttttaagttttctgtgcttgctgctcagaagttactctgatCAGTGTTCAGTCACCCTTACGAGCTGAGGACTGATTCTGGACTTCTTACATGCAAGGCCTGCTCTCCTGTGTTTTCTAGAGCCATCCCTCTCACTACCAAGATAatgacaatttttaatttttttcccactaaaatatttaattaggagccagagagatagcatggaggtagggcatttgccttgcatgcagaaggacggtggtttggatcccagcatcccatatggtccccgtgcctgccaggggtgatttctaagcacagagccaggagtaacccctgagtactgccaggtgtgacccaaaagccaaagaaaatctttaattgaatcattaatCATAAGGACAGATACACTGTCCttatgttgttcatgattgggtttcagtcataaaatatacaacacccttcaccagtgcacttttaccaccaccaatgtgtcCTCAGTTTCACTCCCACCACttgtcctctccccttcctgcttctgagacaggcatttttcttctctctccctaccgcccccccccccaaccactactatggtttgcagtattgttgctGCATGCAGGAACCTCATTTTCTATTCTCacaaccacatggtccctgagcaccaccaggagtgacccttgagcaatgAACCAAGAGTTTTGTACCAAGCATGCAAAAATAAGATCCActtattaaataagtaaataaaataaagtggagaCCAGGGAGATAGTTTAATGGTTCTGGGGTATGGGATCAGAATTCAAACCCTGCCACCCAATCCTTCACCCTACCCCCAATCCAgagtacttctgggtatggccttgagcaccaccagacgtGGTTCTGGTGGTTCCCAGCTTCAGAGGCTCTTGGACTGAACCACCCTGCCCAATTGGAATGGCCCGGGGCTCTTTGAGCAATGCTTATGAggcccccaaaatgaaatgaaattaaggGGTTCTTTGTGTAACTAATATGTTTATTCTGTGTGATTGTTACTTATATTCATCTTGATTGAGAAGTTCAGAGTGTGATTCTGTGAGGAACTCTATTTCACAAATTACAGACATGTAAACCCAATGACCGAAATAACCCCCAAATCATGTGAAAATTTCTTTTCAACAGAGTTGATTTTCTGGCTGTTTTGTTTCTATGCCTTGTGAATATGTTCtggatatttttcctttattctaaGTACATAGGTTTGACTCTTTAACATGTTTGGGCCTATTTAACATAGCCTAGTTTTACATAAGAGACACTATGAAtatcttatttttgaaaatatcctAAATCAGTTGAAATTGAACATAGTAATagtctttctctatttcttcctttgtttgAAGATTTGAGAAACGAATTTATATTCCTTTGCCTGAGGCCCACGCCCGAGCAGCAATGTTTAAACTGCACTTGGGGAccacacagaacagtctcactgaAACAGACTTCCGAGAACTCGGCAAGAAAACAGACGGTTATTCGGGGGCAGATATCAGCATCATTGTGCGTGACGCGCTGATGCAGCCAGTTCGCAAGGTGCAGTCAGCGACTCACTTTAAAAGGGTAAGAGCCGGGATCCAGCCTTTGACCGTGACATGACAGTTCAAGGCCCCCATCTTTTTCTCTGAAGAAGTTTAGGAGGATAATTGGACTTGCATTATTTTCATGTAActgaaaataagttttctatTCAATAGCCACTATAAATAGTCATGGAGCATTTGAAAATTTTCTCTGAATGACTTTTAGAATACTTACTTGTTGGTGcttgaataaatacattaataaaataaaataatcaaaaaatttaCTTGATAAAAGTTTAGAAACTTAAGTTTATGGTTGCCACTGATGCAGTTAGGCCATTCTT from the Suncus etruscus isolate mSunEtr1 chromosome 10, mSunEtr1.pri.cur, whole genome shotgun sequence genome contains:
- the VPS4B gene encoding vacuolar protein sorting-associated protein 4B, with the protein product MASTSANLQKAIDLASKAAQEDKAGNYEDALQLYQHAVQYFLHVVKYEAQGDKAKQSIRAKCTEYLDRAEKLKEYLKKKEKKPQKPVKEGQPSPADEKGNDSDGEGESDDPEKKKLQNQLQGAIVIERPNVKWSDVAGLEGAKEALKEAVILPIKFPHLFTGKRTPWRGILLFGPPGTGKSYLAKAVATEANNSTFFSISSSDLVSKWLGESEKLVKNLFQLARENKPSIIFIDEIDSLCGSRSENESEAARRIKTEFLVQMQGVGVDNDGILVLGATNIPWVLDSAIRRRFEKRIYIPLPEAHARAAMFKLHLGTTQNSLTETDFRELGKKTDGYSGADISIIVRDALMQPVRKVQSATHFKRVRGPSRADPNNMVDDLLTPCSPGDPGAMEMTWMDVPGDKLLEPVVCMSDMLRSLSNTKPTVNEHDLLKLKKFTEDFGQEG